A single window of Rhizobium sp. CCGE531 DNA harbors:
- a CDS encoding PRC-barrel domain containing protein, with the protein MTEIHLELLLGAQIHDIDDRPIGRLEEIKAEAAGKDFVVVEYHLGVLGLLERLSATTIGHTILRPFGFKERPSGHIVPWDKLDLTDTTHLKLRCTAAELDARPR; encoded by the coding sequence ATGACGGAGATTCACCTGGAACTCCTGCTCGGAGCGCAGATTCATGACATAGATGACCGGCCGATCGGGCGGCTGGAAGAGATCAAAGCGGAAGCCGCGGGAAAAGATTTCGTCGTCGTCGAATATCACCTCGGAGTTCTGGGCTTGCTCGAGAGATTATCGGCAACGACGATCGGCCATACCATTTTGCGCCCCTTCGGCTTCAAGGAGCGGCCGAGCGGTCATATCGTGCCATGGGACAAGCTCGATTTGACGGATACCACCCATCTGAAACTCAGATGCACCGCCGCCGAACTCGACGCGCGACCTCGATGA
- a CDS encoding Nramp family divalent metal transporter, which translates to MKKLLQISLGIITSIGGFLETGNIATSSQAGAAYGYAPLWAIVLGTICVIFLVEMSGRFAIASHYTIVDGIRDRFGSNIFLLTVTIAFVVNLLVLAAEIGGISLALQFLTGVKFSWWSLPVTFAVWLLLWRGTFGLIENGMSSLGLLALSFVVAVFVMGPPWGEAVKGVVPMLPSEDPLHYSFIVVGILGAVISPYLFYFYSSGAIEDGWDKSYFGTNRAIAIIGMSFGAIITAAIMVLAAMIYPSKGVGDIEGYEQIAMILTPAFGKWGLYLFAASLGITCFGAALEVSLAQAYLVAQGFGWNWSENTKPKDHPAFCLVYTASLLIAMIPIVVGMDPLQLTIFSMALTALSLPFGVVPFLILMNDPTYVGEHRNGWISNAAVIFIVAMAFLLSIVTTPLEILGG; encoded by the coding sequence ATGAAAAAATTGTTGCAGATATCGCTGGGCATCATCACGAGCATCGGCGGCTTTCTTGAAACGGGAAATATCGCGACCTCCAGCCAGGCGGGCGCAGCCTATGGATACGCGCCTCTCTGGGCCATCGTGCTCGGCACCATCTGCGTGATTTTCCTCGTTGAAATGTCGGGGCGCTTCGCGATCGCCAGCCATTACACGATCGTCGACGGAATTCGAGACCGCTTCGGCTCCAACATTTTTCTTCTGACCGTAACCATAGCATTCGTTGTCAATCTTCTCGTTCTTGCAGCCGAGATCGGCGGCATATCGCTTGCGCTGCAGTTTCTGACCGGGGTGAAATTTTCGTGGTGGTCACTTCCGGTGACATTTGCCGTTTGGCTGTTGCTCTGGCGAGGCACGTTCGGTCTCATCGAGAACGGCATGTCGTCCCTGGGGCTGCTGGCGCTCTCCTTCGTCGTCGCGGTGTTCGTCATGGGTCCGCCATGGGGCGAAGCCGTCAAAGGCGTGGTGCCGATGCTGCCGAGCGAGGATCCGCTGCATTATAGTTTCATCGTCGTCGGAATTTTGGGCGCGGTCATCTCTCCCTATCTCTTCTACTTCTACTCCTCGGGCGCCATAGAAGACGGGTGGGACAAGAGCTACTTCGGCACCAATCGCGCGATCGCAATCATCGGCATGAGTTTCGGCGCAATCATCACCGCCGCCATCATGGTGCTGGCCGCGATGATCTATCCTTCCAAAGGGGTCGGAGACATCGAAGGATATGAGCAGATCGCCATGATCCTCACGCCCGCCTTCGGAAAATGGGGGCTTTATCTCTTCGCAGCATCACTCGGGATCACCTGCTTTGGCGCCGCCCTCGAGGTGAGTCTGGCGCAGGCCTATCTGGTTGCGCAGGGCTTCGGATGGAATTGGTCGGAAAACACCAAACCGAAAGACCATCCCGCCTTCTGCCTCGTCTATACCGCTTCGCTTCTGATTGCCATGATCCCGATCGTCGTCGGCATGGATCCTCTCCAGCTCACCATCTTTTCGATGGCGCTCACCGCGCTCAGCCTGCCGTTCGGCGTGGTTCCCTTCCTCATCCTGATGAATGACCCGACCTATGTGGGCGAGCACAGAAATGGCTGGATCAGCAATGCCGCCGTCATCTTCATCGTCGCGATGGCTTTTCTACTCTCGATTGTAACCACACCGCTCGAAATCCTGGGAGGCTGA